Proteins from a genomic interval of Zingiber officinale cultivar Zhangliang chromosome 1B, Zo_v1.1, whole genome shotgun sequence:
- the LOC121983954 gene encoding trafficking protein particle complex subunit 11-like isoform X2 — protein sequence MPGTTPDDLLLPPRRAASYQHSRAAGLLQNLSALEEAEGSSLAVAALFRVDCVTGDPAQWLQVCTDLENLKAVLHGRGIKLIVILVQTYANEDVNEDLKITLRKRAEIDAKYLMMLVQDDTPELKQSLTRLSSTLAELCNTYYREEGRKIRIRIEKRSFSSVELNIRYCFKVAVFAEFRRDWAEALRFYEEAYRALREMIATSTRLPPVQRLVEIRAVAEQLFFKISTLLLHGGKVEEAIAWFNRHFNSYKHLVGLDEVSFLHWDWLSRQFLVFAELLETSSAAIPNTLSSHFGTPESSLTEWEIQPAYYYQLAANYLREKRYCLDNLLSTGDSEFSRTSGKVPESVMPSVFIGQSARLVEQGDMIEVLPLSDAEYVQYALSEAQRFQDSYEIIALFRKACESFTNLKAPRLASLCSNRMAKEYFFTEDFTDAKKLFDTVSSLYRQEGWVTLLWESLGYLQECSIRLDSAKDFIEYSLEMASLPIFANGDQEIPDSKREYGPAGLPSQSRREALQSEVLSLVRGEEIVSRTDRGCSIAVTKEQPVRIDVDIISPLRMVLLVSVAFHDQSVKPGSPVMITLSLVSQLPCSIEVDELEIEFNQPKCNFIIINAVEEISAARSNGDNQDVRIETAPSIVLPTNKWLRLTYDVKSDQSGKLECLSVTARIGKSFKICCQAESPASMEDLPFWKFEGMVQTFPTKDPVLSFSGQKVIQVEEPDPEVDLILNASSPALVGESFVVPLTVIPRGHEVYSGELKINLVDARGGGLLMSPRETDPFSSGNHHVELISISRMGGDDESRIHSDKIKKIQQSFGVVSVPDLRVGDKWSCKLEIKWHKPKSVMLYASLGYSPNSAEAARVNVHRSLQIEGKIPISITHTFMMPFRREPLLLSKVKSLPGADQNVYLPLNETSILIVTARNSSEVPLRVKSMMIQSNSNKNETPYSIQHVGGVSADDSLLVPGGEFKGVFSVRPKIDSPNLELGSVCLNWNRDLTLSDSEDSGVMTEQKLPAVIVEQSPLVVSLEFPPHAILGIPFLFYIKVSNQTNLLQEIKYSLGDTQSFVFCGPHDNAGFILPKMEYVMSYKLVPLCSGSQQLPQATITSLRYSAALNPSVTATTIFVYPSEPNFFVADNEKETILAKLNL from the exons ATGCCCGGAACTACACCAGACGATCTCCTCCTTCCTCCACGCCGAGCAGCCTCCTATCAACACTCTCGCGCTGCCGGACTTCTCCAAAATCTCAGTGCTCTCGAGGAAGCAGAAGGATCCTCTCT CGCCGTTGCCGCCTTATTTCGTGTTGATTGCGTTACTGGAGATCCTGCTCAATGGCTGCAGGTCTGCACCGATCTTGAGAACCTAAA AGCTGTGCTTCATGGAAGAGGCATCAAATTGATTGTTATTCTTGTGCAGACATATGCAAATG AAGATGTGAACGAAGACCTTAAAATTACTTTAAGAAAGCGTGCAGAAATTGATGCAAAATACTTGATGATGCTTGTACAAGATGACACACCAGAATTAAAGCAGTCACTTACCAG ACTTTCAAGTACCTTGGCTGAGCTATGTAATACATATTATCGAGAGGAAGGACGGAAGATAAGAATACGCATAGAGAAAAGGTCCTTTAGCTCTGTTGAATTGAATATCCGCTACTGCTTTAAG GTTGCAGTTTTTGCTGAGTTCAGAAGAGATTGGGCAGAAGCACTAAGGTTTTATGAAGAAGCCTACCGTGCATTACGAGAG ATGATTGCAACCTCTACCAGGTTGCCACCAGTACAACGCCTGGTTGAGATAAGAGCTGTGGCTGAACAATTGTTTTTCAAGATATCAACTTTGTTACTTCATGGTGGAAAAGTTGAAGAAGCAATTGCTTGGTTCAATAGACATTTCAACAGTTATAAACATCTTGTGGGTTTAGACGAAGTCTCTTTTCTCCATTGGGATTGGTTGAGCCGGCAGTTCCTTGTATTTGCTGAGTTGTTGGAGACAAGCTCTGCTGCTATACCAAATACCCTCTCTTCTCACTTCGGCACACCAGAAAGTTCTTTGACTGAATGGGAAATTCAGCCAGCTTATTACTATCAG TTGGCAGCAAATTATCTGAGGGAGAAAAGATATTGTCTAGATAACTTGTTGTCCACAGGGGACTCTGAATTTTCCCGTACTTCTGGAAAGGTGCCAGAATCTGTAATGCCTTCAGTATTTATAGGTCAATCTGCCCGTTTAGTTGAGCAAGGAGATATGATTGAAGTTCTTCC TCTTTCAGATGCTGAATATGTACAATATGCCCTATCAGAGGCTCAAAGATTTCAAGATTCATATGAGATCATTGCCCTGTTCAGAAAAGCTTGTGAATCATTCACCAACTTAAAAGCTCCAAGATTAGCTTCTCTATGCAGTAATAGAATggctaaagaatatttttttaccGAGGACTTCACTGATGCAAAAAAGCTTTTTGACACTGTTTCTAGCCTTTATCGTCAAGAGGGTTGGGTTACTCTGCTTTGGGAAAGCTTGGGATATTTGCAAGAATGCTCTATCAGActagattcagcaaaagattTCATTGaatattctctagaaatggctTCTTTGCCAATATTTGCTAATGGTGATCAGGAAATCCCTGATAGCAAAAGGGAGTATGGCCCTGCAGGTCTACCTAGCCAATCAAGAAGAGAAGCATTGCAAAGTGAAGTTCTCAGCTTGGTGAGGGGGGAAGAGATAGTGTCACGAACAGATAGAGGCTGCAGTATTGCTGTTACAAAAGAGCAGCCTGTCCGTATTGATGTTGATATCATAAGTCCTTTGAGAATGGTATTGCTTGTGTCTGTTGCTTTCCATGATCAATCTGTTAAGCCAGGTTCACCTGTAATGATCACTTTGTCACTTGTATCACAACTTCCTTGTTCCATTGAAGTTGATGAGTTGGAAATTGAGTTCAACCAACCAAAATGCAACTTCATAATCATCAATGCCGTTGAAGAGATTTCTGCAGCAAGATCAAATGGTGACAACCAAGATGTTCGAATAGAAACTGCTCCATCAATTGTATTGCCCACCAACAAGTGGCTGCGGTTGACATATGACGTAAAATCAG ATCAGAGTGGTAAGCTCGAGTGCTTGTCGGTCacagctagaataggtaaatcatTCAAGATTTGCTGCCAGGCTGAAAGCCCTGCATCAATGGAAGATTTGCCCTTCTGGAAGTTTGAGGGCATGGTTCAGACTTTCCCGACAAAAGATCCTGTACTTTCCTTTTCTGGTCAAAAGGTTATCCAGGTGGAGGAGCCAGATCCTGAAGTGGATCTTATTTTAAATGCCTCTAGTCCTGCTTTAGTTGGAGAAAGTTTCGTGGTTCCTCTCACGGTTATACCCAGGGGACATGAAGTCTATTCTGGTGAGCTGAAGATCAACCTTGTGGATGCAAGAGGAGGTGGGCTTTTGATGAGTCCAAGAGAGACAGATCCATTTTCATCTGGTAATCATCACGTGGAACTTATCAGCATCTCAAGGATGGGTGGTGATGATGAATCTCGAATCCATTCtgataaaattaagaaaattcagCAATCTTTTGGAGTGGTGTCTGTACCAGATTTAAGAGTAGGAGACAAATGGTCCTGTAAGCTAGAAATCAAATGGCACAAACCCAAGTCAGTGATGCTTTATGCTTCACTTGGTTACTCTCCAAACTCTGCAGAAGCTGCGAGAGTTAATGTCCATCGAAGCCTACAGATTGAAGGGAAGATCCCGATCAGCATAACTCACACTTTCATGATGCCATTTCGCCGAGAACCGCTTTTGCTCTCTAAAGTCAAATCATTGCCTGGTGCCGATCAAAATGTCTATCTTCCACTCAATGAGACAAGCATCCTCATAGTGACTGCTCGAAACTCCAGCGAGGTTCCCTTACGTGTAAAATCCATGATGATTCAGTCCAACAGCAACAAGAATGAAACCCCCTACTCCATTCAGCATGTTGGTGGAGTTTCTGCTGATGACTCCCTTCTTGTTCCTGGCGGAGAATTCAAAGGAGTTTTTTCTGTCAGACCAAAGATCGACTCTCCAAACCTTGAGCTCGGTTCAGTTTGCCTGAACTGGAATAGAGACTTGACACTTAGTGATTCTGAAGATTCTGGTGTAATGACAGAGCAGAAGTTACCCGCCGTTATTGTCGAACAATCGCCACTGGTAGTAAGTCTAGAGTTCCCTCCTCATGCCATCCTAGGAATTCCATTCTTATTCTACATAAAGGTGAGCAACCAGACTAACCTACTCCAGGAGATCAAATATTCCCTGGGCGATACTCAAAGTTTTGTATTCTGTGGGCCTCATGATAATGCTGGCTTCATCCTCCCGAAAATGGAGTATGTGATGAGTTATAAACTTGTGCCCTTGTGTTCAGGCTCACAGCAGCTGCCACAGGCAACAATCACTTCCCTGAGGTACTCAGCTGCATTGAACCCATCGGTTACAGCAACAACAATCTTTGTTTACCCCAGCGAACCAAATTTTTTTGTCGCTGATAATGAAAAGGAAACCATTCTAGCCAAATTAAATTTGTAG
- the LOC121983954 gene encoding trafficking protein particle complex subunit 11-like isoform X1: protein MEDYPEELRTPPISVVSVVGCPELHQTISSFLHAEQPPINTLALPDFSKISVLSRKQKDPLSSSHSAAGILKRDWLSKHRTRVPAAVAALFRVDCVTGDPAQWLQVCTDLENLKAVLHGRGIKLIVILVQTYANEDVNEDLKITLRKRAEIDAKYLMMLVQDDTPELKQSLTRLSSTLAELCNTYYREEGRKIRIRIEKRSFSSVELNIRYCFKVAVFAEFRRDWAEALRFYEEAYRALREMIATSTRLPPVQRLVEIRAVAEQLFFKISTLLLHGGKVEEAIAWFNRHFNSYKHLVGLDEVSFLHWDWLSRQFLVFAELLETSSAAIPNTLSSHFGTPESSLTEWEIQPAYYYQLAANYLREKRYCLDNLLSTGDSEFSRTSGKVPESVMPSVFIGQSARLVEQGDMIEVLPLSDAEYVQYALSEAQRFQDSYEIIALFRKACESFTNLKAPRLASLCSNRMAKEYFFTEDFTDAKKLFDTVSSLYRQEGWVTLLWESLGYLQECSIRLDSAKDFIEYSLEMASLPIFANGDQEIPDSKREYGPAGLPSQSRREALQSEVLSLVRGEEIVSRTDRGCSIAVTKEQPVRIDVDIISPLRMVLLVSVAFHDQSVKPGSPVMITLSLVSQLPCSIEVDELEIEFNQPKCNFIIINAVEEISAARSNGDNQDVRIETAPSIVLPTNKWLRLTYDVKSDQSGKLECLSVTARIGKSFKICCQAESPASMEDLPFWKFEGMVQTFPTKDPVLSFSGQKVIQVEEPDPEVDLILNASSPALVGESFVVPLTVIPRGHEVYSGELKINLVDARGGGLLMSPRETDPFSSGNHHVELISISRMGGDDESRIHSDKIKKIQQSFGVVSVPDLRVGDKWSCKLEIKWHKPKSVMLYASLGYSPNSAEAARVNVHRSLQIEGKIPISITHTFMMPFRREPLLLSKVKSLPGADQNVYLPLNETSILIVTARNSSEVPLRVKSMMIQSNSNKNETPYSIQHVGGVSADDSLLVPGGEFKGVFSVRPKIDSPNLELGSVCLNWNRDLTLSDSEDSGVMTEQKLPAVIVEQSPLVVSLEFPPHAILGIPFLFYIKVSNQTNLLQEIKYSLGDTQSFVFCGPHDNAGFILPKMEYVMSYKLVPLCSGSQQLPQATITSLRYSAALNPSVTATTIFVYPSEPNFFVADNEKETILAKLNL from the exons ATGGAAGACTACCCGGAGGAGCTTCGAACTCCCCCGATCTCCGTCGTCTCTGTGGTCGGATGCCCGGAACTACACCAGACGATCTCCTCCTTCCTCCACGCCGAGCAGCCTCCTATCAACACTCTCGCGCTGCCGGACTTCTCCAAAATCTCAGTGCTCTCGAGGAAGCAGAAGGATCCTCTCTCGTCGTCCCACTCGGCGGCGGGGATCCTCAAACGTGATTGGCTGTCGAAGCACCGGACCAGGGTACCCGCCGCCGTTGCCGCCTTATTTCGTGTTGATTGCGTTACTGGAGATCCTGCTCAATGGCTGCAGGTCTGCACCGATCTTGAGAACCTAAA AGCTGTGCTTCATGGAAGAGGCATCAAATTGATTGTTATTCTTGTGCAGACATATGCAAATG AAGATGTGAACGAAGACCTTAAAATTACTTTAAGAAAGCGTGCAGAAATTGATGCAAAATACTTGATGATGCTTGTACAAGATGACACACCAGAATTAAAGCAGTCACTTACCAG ACTTTCAAGTACCTTGGCTGAGCTATGTAATACATATTATCGAGAGGAAGGACGGAAGATAAGAATACGCATAGAGAAAAGGTCCTTTAGCTCTGTTGAATTGAATATCCGCTACTGCTTTAAG GTTGCAGTTTTTGCTGAGTTCAGAAGAGATTGGGCAGAAGCACTAAGGTTTTATGAAGAAGCCTACCGTGCATTACGAGAG ATGATTGCAACCTCTACCAGGTTGCCACCAGTACAACGCCTGGTTGAGATAAGAGCTGTGGCTGAACAATTGTTTTTCAAGATATCAACTTTGTTACTTCATGGTGGAAAAGTTGAAGAAGCAATTGCTTGGTTCAATAGACATTTCAACAGTTATAAACATCTTGTGGGTTTAGACGAAGTCTCTTTTCTCCATTGGGATTGGTTGAGCCGGCAGTTCCTTGTATTTGCTGAGTTGTTGGAGACAAGCTCTGCTGCTATACCAAATACCCTCTCTTCTCACTTCGGCACACCAGAAAGTTCTTTGACTGAATGGGAAATTCAGCCAGCTTATTACTATCAG TTGGCAGCAAATTATCTGAGGGAGAAAAGATATTGTCTAGATAACTTGTTGTCCACAGGGGACTCTGAATTTTCCCGTACTTCTGGAAAGGTGCCAGAATCTGTAATGCCTTCAGTATTTATAGGTCAATCTGCCCGTTTAGTTGAGCAAGGAGATATGATTGAAGTTCTTCC TCTTTCAGATGCTGAATATGTACAATATGCCCTATCAGAGGCTCAAAGATTTCAAGATTCATATGAGATCATTGCCCTGTTCAGAAAAGCTTGTGAATCATTCACCAACTTAAAAGCTCCAAGATTAGCTTCTCTATGCAGTAATAGAATggctaaagaatatttttttaccGAGGACTTCACTGATGCAAAAAAGCTTTTTGACACTGTTTCTAGCCTTTATCGTCAAGAGGGTTGGGTTACTCTGCTTTGGGAAAGCTTGGGATATTTGCAAGAATGCTCTATCAGActagattcagcaaaagattTCATTGaatattctctagaaatggctTCTTTGCCAATATTTGCTAATGGTGATCAGGAAATCCCTGATAGCAAAAGGGAGTATGGCCCTGCAGGTCTACCTAGCCAATCAAGAAGAGAAGCATTGCAAAGTGAAGTTCTCAGCTTGGTGAGGGGGGAAGAGATAGTGTCACGAACAGATAGAGGCTGCAGTATTGCTGTTACAAAAGAGCAGCCTGTCCGTATTGATGTTGATATCATAAGTCCTTTGAGAATGGTATTGCTTGTGTCTGTTGCTTTCCATGATCAATCTGTTAAGCCAGGTTCACCTGTAATGATCACTTTGTCACTTGTATCACAACTTCCTTGTTCCATTGAAGTTGATGAGTTGGAAATTGAGTTCAACCAACCAAAATGCAACTTCATAATCATCAATGCCGTTGAAGAGATTTCTGCAGCAAGATCAAATGGTGACAACCAAGATGTTCGAATAGAAACTGCTCCATCAATTGTATTGCCCACCAACAAGTGGCTGCGGTTGACATATGACGTAAAATCAG ATCAGAGTGGTAAGCTCGAGTGCTTGTCGGTCacagctagaataggtaaatcatTCAAGATTTGCTGCCAGGCTGAAAGCCCTGCATCAATGGAAGATTTGCCCTTCTGGAAGTTTGAGGGCATGGTTCAGACTTTCCCGACAAAAGATCCTGTACTTTCCTTTTCTGGTCAAAAGGTTATCCAGGTGGAGGAGCCAGATCCTGAAGTGGATCTTATTTTAAATGCCTCTAGTCCTGCTTTAGTTGGAGAAAGTTTCGTGGTTCCTCTCACGGTTATACCCAGGGGACATGAAGTCTATTCTGGTGAGCTGAAGATCAACCTTGTGGATGCAAGAGGAGGTGGGCTTTTGATGAGTCCAAGAGAGACAGATCCATTTTCATCTGGTAATCATCACGTGGAACTTATCAGCATCTCAAGGATGGGTGGTGATGATGAATCTCGAATCCATTCtgataaaattaagaaaattcagCAATCTTTTGGAGTGGTGTCTGTACCAGATTTAAGAGTAGGAGACAAATGGTCCTGTAAGCTAGAAATCAAATGGCACAAACCCAAGTCAGTGATGCTTTATGCTTCACTTGGTTACTCTCCAAACTCTGCAGAAGCTGCGAGAGTTAATGTCCATCGAAGCCTACAGATTGAAGGGAAGATCCCGATCAGCATAACTCACACTTTCATGATGCCATTTCGCCGAGAACCGCTTTTGCTCTCTAAAGTCAAATCATTGCCTGGTGCCGATCAAAATGTCTATCTTCCACTCAATGAGACAAGCATCCTCATAGTGACTGCTCGAAACTCCAGCGAGGTTCCCTTACGTGTAAAATCCATGATGATTCAGTCCAACAGCAACAAGAATGAAACCCCCTACTCCATTCAGCATGTTGGTGGAGTTTCTGCTGATGACTCCCTTCTTGTTCCTGGCGGAGAATTCAAAGGAGTTTTTTCTGTCAGACCAAAGATCGACTCTCCAAACCTTGAGCTCGGTTCAGTTTGCCTGAACTGGAATAGAGACTTGACACTTAGTGATTCTGAAGATTCTGGTGTAATGACAGAGCAGAAGTTACCCGCCGTTATTGTCGAACAATCGCCACTGGTAGTAAGTCTAGAGTTCCCTCCTCATGCCATCCTAGGAATTCCATTCTTATTCTACATAAAGGTGAGCAACCAGACTAACCTACTCCAGGAGATCAAATATTCCCTGGGCGATACTCAAAGTTTTGTATTCTGTGGGCCTCATGATAATGCTGGCTTCATCCTCCCGAAAATGGAGTATGTGATGAGTTATAAACTTGTGCCCTTGTGTTCAGGCTCACAGCAGCTGCCACAGGCAACAATCACTTCCCTGAGGTACTCAGCTGCATTGAACCCATCGGTTACAGCAACAACAATCTTTGTTTACCCCAGCGAACCAAATTTTTTTGTCGCTGATAATGAAAAGGAAACCATTCTAGCCAAATTAAATTTGTAG
- the LOC121983942 gene encoding AT-hook motif nuclear-localized protein 10-like: MERDPMLGHPAMHSMPLAAHTDDGQPVSTTFAGSSAAHPQPSPYHQGDGGGRLPGVLDGGFTAQASNSQNIIPGEPSKRKRGRPKKNGPDGNLLSLSQPTSSMSFSGVSNAAPSGSADAPKKRARPLGSGKKQQTNAQESSRMKLHAHFIIVPAGKDVVSEIVSFFQQGSHSLCILSASGLVSEVKLFQPSTTGGGIVAYKNLFEILSLSGTFQLPLPDNTEQQRQVNGLTISLADKNGRVFGGGLAGHLLAASRVQVVVGRFIPIETDE; the protein is encoded by the exons ATGGAGAGGGATCCGATGTTAGGGCACCCAGCGATGCATAGCATGCCATTAGCAGCCCACACAGACGATGGCCAACCAGTCTCTACGACGTTCGCCGGTTCATCTGCTGCTCATCCTCAGCCATCGCCTTATCATCAAGGAGATGGTGGTGGAAGACTCCCCGGGGTACTTGATGGTGGCTTCACAGCTCAAGCATCCAACAGCCAGAACATTATCCCGGGAGAACCAAGTAAGCGAAAGCGAGGCCGACCCAAGAAGAATGGACCCGATGGCAATCTCTTGTCCCTTTCACAACCAACTTCTTCAATGTCTTTTTCTGGAGTTAGCAATGCAGCACCTTCTGGCTCAGCCGATGCTCCAAAGAAACGGGCCCGTCCACTTGGCTCTGGCAAGAAGCAGCAAACGAATGCTCAAg AATCATCAAGAATGAAACTTCATGCTCATTTTATTATAGTACCAGCGGGAAAG GATGTAGTTTCAGAAATCGTGTCATTTTTTCAGCAAGGATCACACTCACTCTGTATTCTTTCAGCAAGTGGTCTTGTATCTGAAGTGAAGCTTTTCCAACCTTCGACAACTGGTGGTGGTATTGTAGCTTACAAG AATCTGTTCGAGATCTTGTCACTGTCAGGCACATTTCAGCTTCCTCTCCCGGATAACACTGAGCAGCAGAGACAAGTGAATGGATTGACGATCTCATTGGCTGATAAAAATGGGCGTGTTTTTGGTGGTGGATTAGCGGGGCATTTACTAGCAGCATCACGAGTTCAG GTAGTTGTGGGGAGATTCATACCTATTGAGACAGATGAATAA